A part of Leishmania panamensis strain MHOM/PA/94/PSC-1 chromosome 34 sequence genomic DNA contains:
- a CDS encoding 60S ribosomal protein L37 (TriTrypDB/GeneDB-style sysID: LpmP.34.4930), with amino-acid sequence MGQRHGRTHILCRRCGRNAYHVQWERCAACAYPRASRRRYNWSVKAIKRRRTGTGRCRYLKVVNRRIANHFKTPRA; translated from the coding sequence ATGGGTCAGCGCCATGGGCGCACGCACATCTTgtgtcgccgctgtggcCGCAACGCCTACCACGTCCAGTGggagcgctgcgccgcctgcgcctaCCCGCGTGCcagccgccgtcgctacAACTGGTCTGTGAAGGCCATcaagcgccgccgcaccggtaCTGGACGCTGCCGCTACCTGAAGGTGGTGAACCGCCGCATTGCCAACCACTTCAAGACCCCCAGAGCGTAA